In Candidatus Sulfotelmatobacter sp., a genomic segment contains:
- a CDS encoding aminotransferase class III-fold pyridoxal phosphate-dependent enzyme, with translation MANLTAQAARSSVFRRSFHKDLPAAVRGEGVYIWDATGNKYLDLSGSAAVNFIGHGVPEISAAMAEQAGKLEFVHTSQFTTPVAEDYATELLEFAGEHLRGGAVYFTCGGSESIETALKLARQYQVEIGQDRRYQILSRQQSYHGSTLGALSVSGNKRRREIYVPMVKEFAHVGMPYCYRCNFDCTDSCRNCGQQYAAELERAIEAANVAATQSEVAAFIFEPVSGATLGAVVPPPGYSEAVAEICHRHGVLLIADEVMTGMGRTGRNFAVEHWIGQDSNIAPDILVAAKGLSSGYAPLGAVIASKKVVDAVADGSGAFLHGFTYNAHPICLAAGRAVLRYLEEKKLVEAADSARPATAAAHFKHALESLSAEEGVGDIRGIGLLRAIEFVADKSTKRPFPADRNFAVRVAAVALKRGLLVYPMQGCVDGISGDHLLLAPPAIITADQIEWSTQQLAASVREVCGRGK, from the coding sequence GTGGCCAACTTAACTGCACAGGCTGCCCGCTCCTCCGTCTTCCGCCGATCCTTCCACAAAGATCTCCCCGCAGCCGTGCGCGGAGAAGGCGTCTACATCTGGGATGCCACAGGCAACAAGTACTTGGACCTCTCCGGCTCTGCCGCGGTCAACTTCATCGGGCATGGCGTGCCGGAAATCTCCGCGGCTATGGCCGAACAAGCGGGCAAGCTTGAATTCGTCCATACCAGCCAGTTCACCACGCCGGTTGCCGAAGATTACGCCACGGAACTGCTCGAGTTCGCGGGAGAACATTTGCGCGGCGGCGCAGTCTACTTCACCTGCGGCGGCTCCGAATCGATCGAGACTGCATTGAAGCTGGCCCGCCAATATCAGGTCGAGATCGGGCAAGACCGTCGCTACCAGATTCTCAGCCGCCAGCAGAGCTATCACGGCTCAACCCTCGGGGCCTTGTCGGTCTCGGGCAACAAGCGACGGCGCGAAATTTACGTGCCGATGGTGAAAGAGTTCGCCCATGTCGGCATGCCCTACTGTTACCGCTGCAACTTCGACTGCACCGACAGTTGCCGCAACTGCGGTCAGCAATATGCCGCCGAACTCGAACGTGCCATCGAAGCCGCGAATGTCGCAGCAACGCAGAGTGAAGTCGCTGCATTCATCTTCGAGCCCGTCAGCGGTGCCACACTCGGCGCTGTCGTTCCTCCTCCCGGATACTCAGAGGCGGTTGCCGAAATCTGCCATCGGCACGGCGTCCTGCTCATCGCCGACGAAGTTATGACCGGCATGGGCCGCACCGGCCGCAACTTCGCGGTCGAGCACTGGATTGGCCAAGATTCGAACATCGCGCCCGATATTCTGGTCGCCGCTAAGGGTCTCTCCAGCGGATATGCGCCGCTCGGCGCCGTGATCGCCAGCAAGAAAGTTGTCGACGCTGTCGCCGACGGCTCCGGAGCATTCCTCCACGGCTTCACTTACAATGCCCACCCCATTTGTCTCGCCGCCGGCCGGGCCGTGCTCCGCTACCTCGAGGAGAAAAAATTAGTGGAAGCCGCAGACTCCGCTCGCCCTGCCACCGCCGCGGCGCACTTCAAGCACGCGCTGGAAAGTTTGAGCGCAGAAGAAGGCGTCGGAGACATCCGCGGCATCGGCTTGCTCCGGGCGATCGAATTTGTCGCCGACAAATCGACCAAGCGTCCCTTCCCGGCAGACCGGAATTTCGCCGTGCGCGTTGCCGCTGTCGCCCTGAAACGCGGCCTGCTCGTCTATCCCATGCAGGGCTGCGTCGACGGCATCTCTGGCGATCATCTTCTTCTGGCTCCCCCAGCCATAATCACTGCCGATCAGATCGAGTGGTCGACCCAGCAACTAGCCGCAAGTGTTCGCGAAGTATGCGGCAGAGGAAAGTAG
- a CDS encoding MerR family transcriptional regulator, which produces MAARNMAARKKSTAKHPANESANDILIPDKLYFRIGEVATLCHLPAYVLRFWESEFPQLKPVKSSTGQRMYRKRDVESVLRIKQLLYQQGFTISGARQQLRAESRTDKSQTAIPFPSQSAPEIQHIRQGLREILNLLSARRTG; this is translated from the coding sequence ATGGCAGCGAGAAATATGGCGGCTAGAAAGAAAAGTACGGCGAAGCATCCGGCGAACGAATCGGCGAATGACATCCTCATCCCCGACAAGCTCTATTTCCGGATCGGCGAAGTCGCCACGCTGTGCCATCTGCCGGCTTATGTGCTGCGTTTCTGGGAGTCCGAATTCCCGCAGTTGAAGCCAGTCAAGAGCAGCACCGGACAGCGCATGTACCGCAAGCGCGACGTCGAAAGCGTGTTGCGCATCAAGCAACTGCTCTACCAGCAGGGATTCACCATCTCCGGCGCCCGCCAGCAACTGCGCGCCGAAAGCAGAACCGACAAATCGCAGACTGCAATTCCGTTTCCTTCGCAATCCGCTCCCGAGATCCAGCACATCCGCCAGGGCCTGCGTGAGATTCTCAATCTGCTGTCGGCTCGGCGCACGGGATAA
- a CDS encoding STAS domain-containing protein — MASEPLEIERLDRGVLSFRGPLTMENVSPFMNAVRREDAPTMILDLTNVPYLDSSGLGSLVSACTTCTKAGRRMALTGVNKRVRKVFEITKVEQIFLMFPTLSDALEAFTNAGTA, encoded by the coding sequence ATGGCTTCGGAACCATTAGAGATCGAACGCCTCGACCGGGGAGTGCTCAGCTTCCGCGGGCCCTTGACCATGGAGAACGTTTCTCCTTTCATGAATGCGGTGCGGCGCGAAGACGCGCCGACTATGATTCTGGATCTGACGAATGTTCCGTATCTTGATTCGTCGGGGCTGGGGTCGTTGGTCAGCGCCTGTACCACCTGCACCAAAGCCGGACGCCGCATGGCCTTGACCGGTGTCAACAAACGCGTGCGCAAAGTTTTCGAGATCACCAAGGTCGAGCAGATCTTCCTGATGTTCCCCACTTTATCGGATGCGCTGGAAGCCTTCACCAACGCCGGCACGGCGTAA
- a CDS encoding DUF1697 domain-containing protein: protein MTFQKSIGYDGTVLVERKSLNAKCELPIAECELPNPMPVVISMLRGINVGGHNKIKMDALRALYESVKCEGPRTYVQSGNVIFRTKEKHSSALAKKIQNAIEKKFGCCPDVVLRTTEEMRRAIAANPFGGRDLEPGKILVTFLAAEPGPEAQSMLLVFKKYPEELHLKGRELYIYFPNGAGKSKLPWSTIGKLLKTTGTARNWNSVTKMLAIAEEMEAAD from the coding sequence ATGACGTTCCAAAAATCCATCGGCTATGATGGAACAGTCCTGGTCGAACGCAAGTCACTCAATGCCAAGTGCGAACTGCCGATTGCTGAGTGCGAACTGCCGAACCCCATGCCGGTCGTGATTTCCATGCTCCGCGGAATCAATGTGGGCGGACACAACAAGATCAAAATGGATGCTCTTCGCGCGCTCTACGAATCGGTCAAGTGTGAAGGGCCGCGGACCTACGTGCAAAGCGGGAACGTCATTTTCCGCACCAAAGAAAAGCACTCCTCTGCCCTGGCGAAGAAAATCCAGAATGCAATCGAGAAGAAATTCGGATGCTGCCCGGATGTCGTGCTCCGCACCACGGAAGAAATGAGAAGAGCCATCGCCGCCAACCCCTTCGGAGGCCGCGATCTGGAACCCGGCAAGATCCTGGTCACCTTCCTTGCCGCGGAACCCGGTCCTGAGGCGCAGTCCATGCTCCTCGTTTTCAAGAAATATCCCGAGGAATTGCACCTGAAAGGCCGCGAACTCTATATCTACTTCCCCAACGGAGCCGGCAAATCGAAACTTCCCTGGTCGACGATCGGAAAGCTGCTGAAGACCACCGGCACAGCCCGCAATTGGAACAGCGTCACCAAAATGCTGGCGATTGCAGAAGAGATGGAAGCCGCAGACTGA
- a CDS encoding protein kinase, whose amino-acid sequence MALTSGKKLGPYEIQSLLGAGGMGEVYRAHDSRLDRIVAIKVLPASFSADRERLQRFAQEARAAAALNHPNILSIFDIGEEQGAPYVVSELLEGETLRERVRNGPLPIRRVIDYATQVAKGLAAAHEKGIVHRDLKPENLFLTADGRVKILDFGLAKLTRPEAQDHSGDAPTIQVATEAGVVMGTAGYMSPEQVRGKPADHRSDIFSFGAILYEMISGKRAFHGETSADTMSAILKEETPELSETARNVPPGLERIVRHCLEKHPSQRFQSAGDLAFDVEALTEISASSKSGAQAAVQQATAGTSRRVLATALGMVLLAAAMLGLGWWLGHSSASTPPAEYQQITFRTGSIGNARFTPDGSIVYSASWEGGEDQLYMARTDDTGSRELGLKNAELLAISKSGELAIRLNTVFYGGYARTGTLARVPLGGGTPREVLENVQDADWTANGESMAVVRFVPENHHWRLEYPIGHVLFDSINWISLPKISPDGKRIAFEDHENPGGDDEGSVAVIGLDGHENKLSSGWSSVEGVQWSPAGDEIWFTASDTGSAQNLRGVTLTGKLRTITNVPGGMWLEDMRNGIALMITPQIRLGIRGMPPGGKEEHELGWLGWSVPRDLSKDGRKILFEEEADGGGPNYTVFLRDTDGSPPVRIGEGAGEAISPDGKWVITKPAKGGALSLVPTGAGEARQLTHDNISYGSVRYLPDGKQLVASGIESGHGARDYLLDVNSGIAKPITPEGIDGTILSPDGRSLAVTGPDGKWAVWPLDGSGLRPIPGLDSTYYVTGWMPDGASVYALSSQRRERTKKVYRVNTATGKMEFWKTFGDSLPPGAGAGGPRFSSDGSAYAYVYTQTLSVAYVVKGLK is encoded by the coding sequence ATGGCTCTGACCTCTGGCAAGAAACTCGGTCCTTACGAAATCCAATCCCTGCTGGGCGCGGGCGGCATGGGCGAGGTCTACCGCGCGCACGATTCGCGCCTCGATCGCATTGTTGCCATCAAGGTTCTGCCGGCATCTTTCTCGGCCGATCGCGAACGCCTGCAGCGTTTCGCACAGGAAGCCCGCGCGGCCGCGGCGTTGAATCATCCCAACATCCTTTCGATTTTCGATATTGGCGAAGAGCAGGGCGCGCCGTATGTTGTCTCCGAATTGCTCGAAGGCGAAACCCTGCGGGAGCGGGTGCGCAACGGTCCGCTGCCCATCCGCCGAGTCATCGACTATGCCACGCAAGTGGCGAAGGGACTGGCTGCGGCGCACGAAAAGGGCATTGTGCATCGCGATCTGAAGCCGGAAAACTTGTTTCTCACCGCCGATGGCCGCGTGAAGATTCTGGATTTCGGTTTGGCGAAGCTGACGCGACCGGAAGCGCAGGATCACAGCGGCGATGCACCCACCATCCAGGTCGCCACCGAAGCTGGGGTCGTCATGGGCACTGCGGGATATATGTCTCCCGAGCAGGTGCGCGGAAAACCGGCCGACCATCGCTCCGACATTTTTTCCTTCGGTGCGATTCTCTACGAAATGATTTCCGGCAAGCGCGCTTTCCACGGCGAAACCTCCGCCGACACCATGAGCGCGATCCTGAAGGAAGAGACGCCGGAGCTTTCCGAGACCGCCCGCAATGTTCCGCCCGGCCTGGAACGGATCGTGCGCCACTGCCTGGAAAAACATCCGTCGCAGCGTTTCCAATCGGCCGGCGATCTGGCCTTCGATGTGGAAGCCCTGACCGAAATTTCCGCCAGCAGCAAGTCGGGCGCGCAAGCGGCCGTGCAGCAGGCGACTGCCGGAACGTCTCGTCGCGTATTAGCAACTGCGCTGGGAATGGTTCTGCTTGCCGCAGCGATGCTCGGCCTGGGCTGGTGGCTCGGGCACAGCAGCGCTTCCACGCCTCCGGCTGAGTATCAGCAGATTACGTTCCGCACGGGCTCCATTGGCAATGCCCGATTCACACCCGACGGCAGCATCGTCTACAGCGCGTCCTGGGAAGGCGGCGAGGATCAGCTCTACATGGCTCGCACAGATGATACTGGCTCGCGCGAACTGGGACTGAAGAACGCAGAGCTGCTGGCCATCTCGAAGAGCGGCGAACTGGCTATCCGGCTCAACACTGTATTCTACGGCGGCTATGCACGAACGGGGACACTGGCGCGGGTTCCGCTGGGCGGCGGCACGCCGCGCGAAGTGCTCGAGAACGTGCAGGATGCCGACTGGACGGCCAATGGCGAAAGCATGGCCGTAGTTCGTTTTGTCCCGGAGAATCATCACTGGCGCCTGGAATATCCGATTGGTCACGTCTTGTTTGACAGCATCAACTGGATCAGCCTTCCGAAAATTTCCCCGGACGGCAAACGGATCGCGTTTGAAGACCACGAGAACCCTGGAGGCGACGACGAGGGTTCGGTTGCCGTCATCGGCCTGGATGGGCACGAGAACAAGCTCTCGTCGGGCTGGTCTTCGGTGGAGGGTGTGCAGTGGTCCCCGGCGGGCGATGAAATCTGGTTCACTGCCTCGGATACCGGCAGCGCACAAAATCTGCGTGGGGTCACTCTGACGGGCAAGCTGCGGACCATTACCAACGTCCCGGGAGGCATGTGGCTGGAGGACATGCGCAACGGCATCGCGCTCATGATCACACCTCAGATACGCCTCGGAATCCGGGGCATGCCGCCGGGCGGCAAAGAAGAGCACGAACTGGGATGGCTCGGATGGTCGGTGCCGAGAGACTTGAGCAAGGACGGCAGAAAAATTCTCTTCGAGGAAGAAGCCGATGGCGGTGGCCCGAATTACACCGTGTTTTTGCGCGATACCGACGGATCGCCTCCCGTGCGGATCGGCGAAGGCGCCGGCGAAGCCATTTCTCCGGATGGGAAATGGGTGATCACGAAACCGGCCAAGGGCGGTGCCTTGAGCCTGGTGCCGACCGGCGCTGGTGAAGCCAGACAGTTGACCCACGACAACATCAGCTACGGCTCGGTTCGCTACCTCCCCGATGGCAAACAATTGGTGGCTAGTGGAATTGAGTCCGGACATGGCGCACGCGATTATCTGCTTGACGTAAATAGTGGCATTGCGAAGCCCATTACGCCCGAGGGCATTGATGGCACAATCCTGTCCCCCGACGGCCGCAGTCTTGCCGTGACTGGGCCGGACGGCAAATGGGCCGTTTGGCCGCTGGATGGAAGTGGCCTGCGCCCGATCCCGGGTCTTGATTCGACGTACTATGTCACCGGCTGGATGCCGGACGGGGCTTCTGTTTATGCGCTCTCCAGCCAGCGCCGCGAACGGACCAAGAAGGTTTATCGAGTGAATACTGCGACTGGGAAAATGGAATTCTGGAAAACCTTCGGCGACAGCCTCCCGCCAGGAGCGGGCGCCGGTGGCCCGCGTTTTTCCAGCGACGGCAGCGCGTACGCCTATGTCTATACCCAGACGTTGTCGGTGGCCTATGTGGTCAAGGGACTGAAGTAG